In Pedobacter sp. SL55, the following proteins share a genomic window:
- the dapA gene encoding 4-hydroxy-tetrahydrodipicolinate synthase: protein MNKFHGTGVALVTPFNTDGSVDYQGLERLINHLVNGGIEYLVSLGTTGETATLSKDEKKKVWEFTAEINNGRLPLVAGIGGNDTLSVAEEIKTFESNGYSAILSVSPYYNKPNQEGIYQHYKYLSETSALPILLYNVPGRTGSNMTPETTCRLAHDFKNLIGIKDAAGSFDQFNQIMRDKPADFMLISGDDPVALPMMAIGAVGVISVIGNALPRQFSDMIRLCLAGEFAKATPAHLSLLEFTRLCFAEGNPVGVKAALKQLGICGDDVRLPLVKASTNLDTAIAEQLKNLA, encoded by the coding sequence ATGAACAAATTTCACGGAACAGGTGTAGCATTGGTCACACCTTTCAACACCGATGGCTCGGTAGATTATCAGGGTTTAGAACGCCTGATCAATCACTTGGTTAATGGAGGTATAGAATACCTCGTATCTTTAGGTACAACTGGCGAAACTGCCACATTAAGCAAGGACGAGAAGAAGAAGGTGTGGGAATTTACCGCTGAAATTAACAACGGTCGCTTGCCTTTAGTGGCAGGTATTGGAGGCAATGATACGTTAAGCGTAGCTGAAGAAATTAAGACTTTCGAAAGTAATGGCTACAGTGCTATCCTTTCTGTTAGCCCTTATTACAACAAACCAAACCAAGAAGGTATCTATCAGCACTACAAATATTTAAGTGAAACTAGTGCATTGCCTATTTTACTTTATAACGTACCAGGCAGAACAGGTTCCAATATGACACCTGAAACTACGTGTCGGTTAGCTCACGATTTCAAGAATTTGATTGGCATTAAAGATGCTGCTGGTTCTTTCGATCAGTTTAACCAAATTATGAGAGATAAACCTGCAGATTTCATGTTGATTTCTGGCGATGACCCTGTTGCTTTGCCGATGATGGCTATTGGTGCGGTTGGCGTTATTTCTGTAATCGGAAATGCGTTACCAAGACAGTTTTCTGACATGATTAGATTGTGCTTAGCTGGAGAATTTGCTAAAGCTACTCCAGCACATTTAAGCTTACTAGAATTTACGAGGTTATGTTTCGCAGAGGGTAATCCAGTAGGTGTAAAAGCAGCTTTAAAACAGTTGGGAATTTGTGGTGACGATGTTCGTTTACCTTTAGTTAAAGCAAGTACAAACCTTGATACCGCAATTGCAGAGCAACTGAAAAATTTAGCATAG
- a CDS encoding DNA gyrase/topoisomerase IV subunit A — protein MSEELDDLNETNLPEDQDSESRVEEQKHTVIPINGLYENWFLDYASYVILDRAVPHINDGFKPVQRRIMHSLKEMDDGRFNKAANVIGNTMKYHPHGDASIGDAMVQIGQKDLLIDCQGNWGDPITGDSAAAPRYIEARLSKFANDVVFNADTTIWSLSYDGRNNEPVTLPVKFPLLLAQGAEGIAVGLATKIMPHNFNELLDASIEVLRGVRPNILPDFFTGGMADFSNYNEGQRGGKIRVRAKITERDKKTLVITEIPYSTTTGSLIDSVLSANDKGKIKIKKIEDNTAANVEIVVHLAPGISPDVTIDALYAFTNCEVSISPNTCVIKDDKPHFLSVNDILEQNTKFTKALLKQELEIRLHELQERVFFSSLLKIFIQEGMYKNPEYENSGDFDTVVQVLHRLFDPFKASLYREIQPEDFKKLIDKPMSSITRFDVKKADEMMKALEDEMKTVRGHLRHLTDYTIAWFEKIKAKYGKGRERKTEIRLFDRVEAAKVALANVKLYMNREDGFIGTGLKKDEFVGDCSDIDEIIVFREDGRFIVTKVADKTFVGKHIIHAQVFKKGDERTVYNMIYKDGGSGISYIKRFSVLGVTRDKEYDLTKGTKGSKVLYFTANPNGEAEVVSVQLKPHSKLKKLVIDIDFANVAIKGRSSMGNIVVKFPIKKVLLKTKGISTLAGIKIWYDDILKRLNVDGRGKYLGEFDGDDKILQVYENGTYELSTFELSNHFDPGIVLMQKYNPEHVYGVVHYDGKAKNYFVKRFVFEVQPVGKVVSFISEENGSKMVFITGKTDAKLTVDVEKGKTKTPETLELELASLIDVKGWKANGNRLTPHTVKKVALVDAELEIGLTELEESHFEVTEVHSDPATNGEEDDSDVEAVNEIHVNEVTPEANEESPTFEASEEPKKPKPSFKSAAKPLVVEEPKKEEVKTEAESEKPAEPIVQKKKISFEITNPGDIKIDDKGQGSLF, from the coding sequence ATGAGTGAAGAACTGGACGATTTAAACGAAACCAATTTACCCGAAGACCAAGATAGCGAAAGCCGTGTTGAAGAGCAAAAACACACGGTTATTCCAATTAATGGCTTATACGAAAACTGGTTTTTAGATTATGCTTCGTATGTAATTCTAGATAGGGCCGTACCGCACATTAACGATGGTTTTAAACCCGTACAGCGCCGTATTATGCACTCGTTAAAGGAGATGGACGATGGCCGTTTTAACAAAGCTGCCAACGTGATTGGAAATACGATGAAGTACCACCCGCATGGGGATGCCTCTATTGGGGATGCGATGGTACAAATTGGCCAAAAAGATTTATTGATTGACTGTCAGGGTAACTGGGGCGACCCGATTACCGGCGACAGTGCCGCTGCACCACGTTACATCGAAGCTCGCCTGTCGAAGTTTGCGAACGATGTGGTTTTTAATGCAGATACTACCATTTGGTCGTTAAGTTACGATGGGCGTAATAACGAGCCGGTAACTTTGCCAGTGAAGTTTCCGTTATTGTTGGCGCAGGGAGCAGAAGGTATTGCCGTAGGTTTGGCCACCAAGATTATGCCACATAACTTTAACGAGTTGTTGGATGCTTCTATTGAAGTTTTGAGAGGCGTGCGTCCAAACATTCTGCCCGACTTTTTTACGGGAGGTATGGCCGATTTTTCGAACTATAACGAAGGTCAGCGTGGTGGTAAAATTAGGGTGCGTGCTAAAATTACCGAAAGGGATAAAAAGACCCTGGTGATTACCGAAATTCCATACAGTACCACCACAGGTTCTTTGATTGATAGTGTGTTGTCTGCCAATGATAAAGGCAAAATCAAAATCAAGAAGATTGAAGATAACACCGCTGCAAATGTAGAAATTGTGGTGCATTTGGCACCAGGTATTTCTCCTGACGTAACCATAGATGCGCTATATGCTTTCACCAATTGTGAGGTTTCTATATCACCAAATACTTGTGTAATTAAGGATGATAAACCTCATTTTTTAAGCGTAAACGATATTTTAGAGCAAAATACAAAGTTTACCAAAGCTTTATTAAAGCAAGAACTGGAAATTCGTTTGCATGAGTTGCAAGAACGTGTGTTCTTTAGTTCGCTACTGAAAATTTTCATCCAAGAAGGGATGTACAAGAACCCAGAATACGAAAATTCTGGTGATTTTGATACGGTTGTGCAAGTGTTACATCGTTTGTTTGATCCGTTCAAAGCTTCTTTATATCGCGAAATACAGCCGGAAGATTTCAAAAAGCTAATCGACAAGCCGATGAGTAGCATCACTCGTTTTGATGTGAAAAAGGCAGATGAGATGATGAAAGCTTTGGAAGATGAGATGAAAACCGTAAGAGGTCATCTGCGCCATTTAACGGATTACACGATTGCTTGGTTCGAAAAAATTAAAGCTAAGTACGGTAAAGGGCGTGAGCGTAAAACTGAGATTAGGTTATTTGATAGGGTAGAAGCGGCTAAAGTGGCGCTGGCCAACGTGAAACTGTACATGAACCGTGAGGATGGTTTTATTGGTACTGGTTTAAAAAAGGATGAGTTTGTAGGTGACTGTTCAGATATTGATGAGATCATCGTTTTCCGTGAGGATGGACGTTTTATTGTAACCAAAGTGGCCGATAAAACTTTCGTAGGTAAGCATATTATCCATGCTCAAGTTTTTAAGAAAGGCGATGAGCGTACGGTGTACAACATGATTTACAAAGACGGTGGTAGCGGAATTAGCTATATCAAACGTTTTTCTGTTTTAGGGGTAACCCGCGATAAAGAGTACGATTTGACTAAAGGCACCAAAGGCTCCAAAGTGTTATACTTTACAGCTAATCCAAACGGCGAGGCCGAGGTAGTTTCGGTACAACTGAAACCTCATTCGAAGCTGAAAAAACTGGTTATCGACATAGATTTTGCCAATGTGGCTATCAAAGGCCGCAGTTCTATGGGTAATATTGTAGTGAAATTTCCAATTAAAAAAGTGCTGTTAAAAACCAAAGGGATTTCTACTTTGGCGGGCATTAAAATTTGGTACGATGATATCTTAAAACGTTTAAATGTTGACGGTAGAGGCAAGTATTTAGGCGAGTTTGATGGCGATGATAAGATTTTGCAAGTATACGAGAATGGAACTTACGAACTGAGTACCTTCGAGCTGAGCAACCACTTTGATCCGGGTATTGTTTTAATGCAGAAGTACAACCCAGAGCATGTGTATGGTGTGGTGCATTACGATGGCAAAGCTAAAAATTATTTCGTAAAACGATTTGTATTTGAAGTGCAGCCCGTGGGGAAAGTAGTGAGTTTCATTAGTGAAGAAAACGGCTCTAAAATGGTTTTCATTACAGGTAAAACCGATGCCAAGCTAACCGTTGATGTAGAAAAAGGTAAAACTAAAACTCCTGAAACTTTAGAGCTAGAACTGGCGAGCTTAATTGATGTAAAGGGTTGGAAAGCTAATGGAAACCGATTGACACCACATACGGTAAAAAAAGTTGCTTTGGTTGATGCTGAGCTAGAAATTGGTTTAACGGAGCTGGAGGAGTCGCATTTTGAAGTAACCGAAGTGCACAGTGACCCCGCAACAAATGGAGAAGAAGATGATAGCGACGTTGAAGCGGTTAATGAAATTCATGTTAACGAAGTAACTCCAGAGGCCAATGAAGAAAGCCCTACTTTTGAAGCTTCTGAGGAGCCTAAGAAACCGAAACCTAGTTTTAAATCTGCTGCTAAACCTTTAGTGGTAGAAGAACCGAAGAAGGAAGAGGTTAAAACGGAAGCCGAAAGTGAAAAACCAGCTGAGCCTATTGTGCAGAAAAAGAAAATATCATTCGAGATTACTAATCCGGGAGATATTAAGATAGATGATAAAGGGCAGGGGTCGTTGTTTTAA